From the Erpetoichthys calabaricus chromosome 12, fErpCal1.3, whole genome shotgun sequence genome, the window GTTCTGGATCAACACTACTGTCCCACCATTTTAGGGAGAAGCTTGGCCACCAGCTATTCAGGTTGTATGTCCTCCCCATGTCCCTGTGACTATCCCGTGGTTTATTACCACATCCCAAAATGTGCATGACCTTAAGCTGACATTTTTTGAACGAGTATGAGTGTGCccagcagtggactggcatcccatccatttCTCCAACCTCTCTGTGATCCTGTAATGGAAAGAGGGTCCAGAAAATGAATGCATacgttttattggctaagtgGACAAGTGGAACTTGCATATTGTTTGCCAAGTCAATGTGTGGCTGCAAAGTAAGACATTTAACTTGCCTGTAGTCTTAATTctagacatttatataaaaaataagtgcAATGTCACAGAGTTCACTGTAGAAAAGTGTgactacacatacagtacattcatggggaaaaaataaactttttttttttcatgaacgaGTATTCTGTTTCCATATTGCTCAGGTAAAAATTGAAACGTTTTAGGGAGGTTTCTTCAGTATCAAGAGTAAAAAAGATTTTGCCAAACCGACTTGGGGGAAACCAGGTAAAGACGAAGGATGGATAGACTTAGTCTGCAGTTACTTAAATTTCCTGTAGTTCATGAGTAATGGAGATCTGTGAAAATATGAAGGAGTATTCTCTGCTATCTGAACGAGTCATCTTTTTGAAATGTCTTGCACTGTTATCAAGAATGTGTGGCTGAAggatcagaatcacttttattcgcTGGTagttaatgtacaggaatttagcTTAGTAGGTTTGGAGTCTTCAGTGTTCCGTCAGAGACAAATTAATGATAGACGTTCCTCTTTGTATATAAACATGGGCTTCATTGTCTTCTTCAGAGCTCCTGTGGAGGTATTATGCATTGTGCATGTAAGTCCAACTGTCCACAGTGTCAGACTCACCTCTCACTCTCGCTTTTTCTCTATTCTCCCACAGGTCCATTACCAGAGCTTATTATCGCAACTCAGTGGGCGGCCTTCTCCTGTTTGACATCACTAACCGACGCTCCTTCCAGAATGTGCATGAATGGTTGGAAGAGGCCCGCAGTCATGTGCAACCACACCAGATAGTTTTCGTGTTGGTAGGACACAAATGTGATCTGGACGGCCAACGGCAGGTGAGCCGACAGGAGGCGGAGAAGCTGGCGGGAGCTTATGGCATGAAGTACGTGGAGACATCAGCCCGAGATGCCATCAATGTGGAGAAAGCTTTCACCGATTTGACGCGTGACATTTTTGAGCTCGTCAAGCATGGAGACATCACTATCCAGGAGGGCTGGGAGGGCGTCAAAAGCGGCTTTGTACCAAATGTGGTGCATTCTTCTGAGGAGGTCACAAAAAGTGACCGCCGCTGCCTCTGCTAATCTATTAGCCACAGGGCCCCTCACCGGACCCCTGCCAGGTCTACAGTAAGCAGAGAATCATGGGTCTTGTCATCCAGAAAGCAACGTTTTTCTCTGTGTGTGCTCTTCCTTTTACTTTGCTAGCAATGCATACCGTGTCCTTTCCTTGGCAGCTTGGGACTCAGAAGTGTTCTGGGTCTCCAAGGA encodes:
- the LOC114662338 gene encoding ras-related protein Rab-39B, which encodes MEAIWLYQFRLIVIGDSTVGKSCLIRRFTEGRFAQVSDPTVGVDFFSRLVEIEPGKRIKLQIWDTAGQERFRSITRAYYRNSVGGLLLFDITNRRSFQNVHEWLEEARSHVQPHQIVFVLVGHKCDLDGQRQVSRQEAEKLAGAYGMKYVETSARDAINVEKAFTDLTRDIFELVKHGDITIQEGWEGVKSGFVPNVVHSSEEVTKSDRRCLC